A portion of the Candidatus Tectomicrobia bacterium genome contains these proteins:
- a CDS encoding helix-turn-helix transcriptional regulator, whose product MGSLIREVRESKGVTQVELCTKVGINQSKLSQIENGKYLPSLVTLQRLAWGLDCKICDLWKDEPPTVTLTDPRYLGRADRGLTKKPIAKKRNLEG is encoded by the coding sequence GTGGGTAGCCTAATCCGGGAGGTCCGGGAGAGCAAGGGTGTCACCCAGGTTGAGCTATGCACGAAGGTTGGAATCAACCAATCGAAGCTAAGCCAGATTGAGAATGGAAAATACCTTCCCAGCTTGGTTACGCTCCAGCGCCTTGCCTGGGGGCTTGACTGTAAAATTTGTGATCTGTGGAAGGATGAACCGCCGACAGTTACCTTGACCGATCCGAGATACCTTGGCCGGGCGGATCGTGGGCTGACGAAGAAACCAATCGCGAAGAAAAGAAATTTGGAAGGATGA